The Victivallaceae bacterium genome contains a region encoding:
- a CDS encoding GreA/GreB family elongation factor: MDYLEKFQSLIKEEQYSSFMSIWDEFCLNDVVDAEEVVKVLEMVKGSPLAAVFGQVVDTVLPLWEVVAEGPSKDNILRLILDLQVDNSKLFYDLSYNFLKEKYEREEYFQESLKLIGLREGGEFKGAISNYELLNHLKPGKFVFHLRGWGVGEVMEASFTQKRALIEFEGVFSLKEVSFESAFKTLIPLNEGHFLSRRFGDPDSLESLAKRDPVGVIIMMLKDLGIKTSSEIKNELLDLVIPEAEWSKWWQSARSKLKKDSRVIYPDNLKDPFVLRVGSCSRVERLKKEHSENLTNKEKIISVYNFLRDFPQEVKRKDCEEYLISVLEDIVSLDNCDPIDRLQCLIILNDFLSIDKESVVKEYVCSSKIEDVMDSIYVLGLKRSFLELIKKHLKEWNRVFLSLFLCNNISNIRGYLFKELKESEFGDILLREIITELPGKASCYPEAFIWVLQKLFMKEDGLFSPDDLSIRRDFLEASFVLLHFLSENVSDKDYQKKLYQFLVGKKYLLLREFIKSASVDFLRELILLSTKCPQFSQEDLSILQSLTEVVQPSLKSSKTVKNDDDIFWSTQGSYCKMREKLNSLAGKEMVENAREIEAARALGDLRENSEYKFALEKRARIQNEIKVLSEELGRARILTAVDISDSEVGIGCVVEVVDDTGGIVCYTILGPWEADPEKNILSLKSRFTEQMVGLKEQQRFSFHDKEFLIQKIFKAEI, translated from the coding sequence GTGGATTACTTAGAGAAATTTCAATCACTTATAAAAGAGGAACAGTATTCTTCTTTCATGTCTATTTGGGATGAGTTTTGTCTCAATGATGTAGTGGATGCTGAAGAAGTTGTGAAAGTTTTAGAAATGGTTAAGGGTTCTCCTCTGGCGGCTGTTTTTGGACAAGTCGTTGATACCGTACTACCTTTATGGGAAGTGGTTGCGGAAGGGCCTTCGAAAGATAATATTTTGCGACTTATATTGGATTTGCAAGTCGATAATTCAAAACTTTTTTATGATTTGTCTTATAATTTTCTAAAAGAAAAATATGAACGGGAAGAATATTTTCAAGAATCGTTAAAGCTGATTGGTTTAAGAGAAGGAGGAGAGTTTAAGGGAGCTATCAGTAACTACGAATTACTTAACCACTTAAAACCCGGAAAATTCGTATTTCATTTAAGAGGTTGGGGAGTAGGAGAAGTTATGGAGGCTTCATTTACTCAGAAAAGAGCCCTTATTGAATTTGAAGGTGTATTTTCGTTGAAAGAAGTTTCTTTCGAGAGTGCGTTTAAAACTTTGATTCCTTTAAATGAGGGACATTTTCTTTCTCGAAGATTCGGAGATCCTGATTCTTTGGAGTCTTTGGCGAAACGGGATCCTGTTGGGGTTATTATTATGATGCTCAAAGATTTAGGTATTAAAACATCTTCGGAAATTAAAAACGAATTGTTGGATTTGGTAATTCCGGAAGCAGAATGGAGTAAATGGTGGCAATCAGCGAGAAGTAAATTAAAAAAAGACTCGAGAGTCATTTATCCCGATAATTTGAAAGATCCATTTGTCTTACGTGTAGGAAGTTGTTCTCGTGTAGAGCGACTTAAAAAAGAGCATTCCGAAAATCTGACCAATAAGGAAAAAATCATATCCGTATATAATTTTCTGAGAGACTTTCCTCAAGAAGTTAAAAGAAAAGATTGTGAGGAATATTTAATATCGGTTTTGGAGGACATTGTTTCTTTAGATAATTGCGATCCGATAGATCGCTTACAGTGTCTGATTATTTTAAATGATTTTTTGTCGATTGATAAAGAATCGGTAGTTAAAGAATATGTTTGTTCTTCAAAGATCGAAGATGTAATGGATTCCATATACGTTTTGGGTTTGAAGCGCAGTTTTTTAGAGTTAATAAAAAAACATCTGAAAGAATGGAATCGTGTTTTTTTAAGTTTATTTCTTTGTAATAATATATCCAATATTCGGGGATACCTTTTTAAAGAGTTGAAAGAGTCCGAGTTCGGAGACATTTTATTAAGAGAGATTATAACTGAGCTTCCCGGTAAAGCGTCTTGTTATCCTGAAGCATTTATTTGGGTTTTACAAAAGCTGTTTATGAAAGAAGACGGCTTGTTTTCACCTGATGATTTATCCATCAGAAGGGATTTTCTTGAGGCTTCTTTTGTTTTGTTACATTTCCTTTCCGAAAACGTTTCCGATAAAGATTATCAAAAGAAACTTTATCAGTTTTTGGTTGGAAAAAAGTATCTTTTACTCAGAGAGTTTATTAAGTCGGCTTCGGTTGATTTTTTAAGAGAATTGATTTTACTCTCAACTAAATGTCCTCAATTTTCCCAAGAAGATTTAAGTATTCTGCAAAGTTTAACCGAAGTCGTCCAACCTAGTCTAAAGTCTTCTAAAACAGTTAAAAATGACGACGACATTTTTTGGAGTACACAAGGCAGTTATTGTAAGATGAGAGAAAAACTCAACTCTCTTGCAGGAAAGGAAATGGTTGAAAATGCCAGAGAAATAGAGGCTGCAAGGGCTTTAGGGGATTTAAGAGAGAATTCCGAATACAAATTTGCTCTTGAGAAACGAGCCAGGATTCAAAATGAAATCAAAGTTTTGTCTGAAGAATTAGGACGAGCTAGAATTTTAACTGCCGTAGATATAAGCGATTCGGAAGTAGGAATTGGATGTGTCGTTGAGGTTGTTGATGATACTGGAGGAATTGTTTGTTATACGATATTGGGACCATGGGAAGCCGATCCCGAAAAGAATATTCTTTCTTTGAAATCGAGATTTACCGAACAAATGGTTGGATTGAAAGAACAACAACGTTTTAGTTTTCATGATAAAGAATTTTTAATCCAAAAGATATTCAAAGCTGAAATCTAG
- the nqrA gene encoding NADH:ubiquinone reductase (Na(+)-transporting) subunit A produces the protein MKLKIKKGFDIPIEGCPDVLTKEITGVTTIGIDLSPFSSFQRLKILVKEGQFIKTGEPIAEYSSFPGTFLTSSGTGYVVAIERGVRRVPLTVVIGTASEESFFFHPPLDKELDKDKVIDFLSSRGLFSHFSTRPFNLPATPYNLPRNIFINFSENSPFYPDYILQTEGLGLKDEICSIVEQGIEIVSHLIPHKPHLVYRKQNERFVSPTVKRMCMLHEIEGPYPSGEPSLHISKISPIKKLSDSTWILNFYDLIAIGYNALKDRYLNKKIIGVGGSALAPEDRFFVKVPSGIGVKDVISSKYSSSDYTIISGSPLTGRKLRHPDKEFLGFRDMNVCCFSIESKRESFYFMRLGLNKFTLTNTYLYKLFHGSKTPCSFTTNMHGEKRNFIEADLYDRFMPMKIPVIPLIKSILTENYDQAIRFGFLEVVPEDFALSTFVCPSKNELIDIVRHGIEDFLSKES, from the coding sequence ATGAAGCTTAAAATTAAAAAAGGGTTTGATATACCGATAGAAGGTTGTCCTGATGTCTTGACTAAAGAAATCACCGGAGTTACAACCATCGGGATCGATTTAAGTCCTTTTTCTTCTTTTCAACGATTGAAAATTTTAGTCAAAGAAGGTCAATTCATAAAAACCGGAGAACCGATTGCCGAATATTCTTCATTCCCGGGGACGTTTCTAACTTCCTCGGGAACCGGATATGTCGTTGCAATAGAACGAGGAGTAAGAAGGGTTCCTTTAACCGTAGTAATCGGAACGGCTTCCGAAGAAAGCTTTTTTTTCCACCCACCTCTTGACAAGGAGTTGGATAAAGATAAGGTTATTGATTTCTTATCTTCCAGAGGTCTGTTTTCTCACTTTTCGACAAGACCTTTTAACTTACCTGCTACACCTTATAACCTTCCTCGGAATATTTTTATAAATTTTTCCGAAAACTCTCCCTTTTATCCCGATTATATTTTGCAAACGGAAGGTTTGGGATTAAAGGATGAGATTTGTTCGATTGTGGAACAAGGAATTGAGATCGTTTCTCATCTGATTCCACACAAACCGCATTTGGTATATCGAAAACAAAACGAACGTTTTGTTTCTCCGACCGTTAAAAGAATGTGTATGTTGCATGAAATTGAAGGCCCCTATCCTTCCGGAGAACCGTCACTACATATCAGTAAGATATCACCGATAAAAAAATTATCCGATTCAACTTGGATTCTTAACTTTTACGATTTAATCGCAATCGGTTATAACGCTTTAAAAGACAGATATTTAAATAAAAAAATCATCGGTGTCGGAGGTTCGGCATTAGCTCCCGAAGACAGATTTTTCGTAAAAGTTCCCTCCGGAATCGGAGTTAAGGATGTAATTTCTTCGAAATATTCATCCTCCGACTATACGATTATTTCCGGTTCGCCTTTGACGGGACGAAAACTTCGTCATCCGGACAAAGAATTTTTAGGATTCAGAGATATGAATGTTTGTTGTTTTTCTATCGAATCGAAAAGAGAATCGTTTTATTTTATGCGGTTGGGATTAAATAAATTCACCTTAACAAACACTTACTTATATAAACTTTTTCACGGCTCCAAAACCCCTTGCTCTTTCACGACCAATATGCATGGAGAAAAGAGAAACTTCATTGAAGCGGACTTATACGATCGCTTTATGCCTATGAAAATTCCGGTCATTCCTTTAATTAAATCGATACTTACGGAAAATTACGATCAGGCCATTCGCTTCGGTTTTCTGGAAGTCGTTCCCGAAGACTTTGCTCTCTCCACATTCGTTTGTCCATCGAAAAACGAATTGATTGATATAGTCAGACACGGAATAGAAGACTTTCTGTCTAAAGAAAGTTGA
- the hemB gene encoding porphobilinogen synthase, whose amino-acid sequence MTVLDMKKRPRRNRKTQAIRNLVKETVLSIEDLICPFFVSEGQFVKQPIKSMPGVYKWSPDFLLKEVEKLLESGIYSVILFPVINKENKDIYGSFAVNPNGIFCQTIKILKSEFPELCVITDVALDPYTIHGHDGIIDDKGCVLNDESVRFLGEVALLHAEMGADIVAPSDMMDGRIGYIRAKLDRSNFQNVSIMSYSVKYASSLYSPFRDALSSHVSIGNKNEYQIKPENVREALSEIVLDDSEGADILIIKPASFYLDVIYRSKQESFLPIAAFQVSGEYSMIVAAAQNGWLDKDKVFYESLIGMKRAGADMIITYAAPYVIKIIKDIQG is encoded by the coding sequence ATGACTGTTTTAGATATGAAAAAACGTCCCAGAAGAAATAGAAAAACCCAAGCAATTAGAAATTTAGTAAAAGAAACGGTTTTAAGTATTGAGGATTTGATCTGTCCTTTTTTCGTATCCGAAGGACAATTCGTTAAACAACCGATTAAAAGTATGCCGGGAGTTTACAAGTGGAGTCCTGATTTTTTGTTGAAAGAAGTTGAAAAACTTTTGGAATCAGGGATTTATTCCGTTATTCTTTTTCCTGTTATCAATAAAGAAAATAAAGACATTTACGGTTCCTTTGCCGTCAATCCGAATGGAATTTTTTGTCAAACGATTAAAATTTTAAAATCCGAATTTCCGGAATTATGTGTGATTACGGATGTTGCCTTGGATCCATACACTATTCATGGACATGATGGAATTATTGATGACAAGGGATGTGTGTTGAATGATGAATCGGTACGATTTTTAGGTGAGGTTGCTCTTTTACATGCCGAAATGGGAGCCGATATTGTAGCTCCCAGTGATATGATGGACGGAAGAATCGGCTATATCCGAGCTAAATTGGATAGGAGTAACTTTCAAAACGTATCGATAATGTCGTATAGCGTTAAGTATGCTTCTTCTTTATATAGTCCTTTCAGGGATGCTTTATCGTCTCATGTTTCCATTGGTAATAAAAATGAATATCAAATAAAACCTGAAAACGTAAGAGAAGCTTTATCCGAAATTGTCTTAGACGATTCCGAAGGAGCGGACATCCTGATTATAAAACCCGCATCTTTTTATCTCGACGTAATTTACAGAAGTAAACAAGAAAGTTTTTTGCCGATAGCAGCTTTTCAGGTAAGCGGAGAATATTCCATGATTGTCGCCGCAGCTCAAAATGGTTGGTTGGATAAAGATAAAGTTTTTTATGAATCACTGATAGGGATGAAAAGAGCCGGAGCGGATATGATTATAACGTATGCGGCTCCTTATGTTATTAAAATCATAAAAGACATTCAAGGGTGA
- a CDS encoding FAD-dependent thymidylate synthase, which yields MSFLNEEFSDRQKELLSLFVTNLDKNVFGIKNLPEVVKGALFSRYSRSVLGLRSLLLKEFIENEEVNSFNADDCLKISEDSLKKASSFYERVLDSFGDDSIGELGGAHLAMEGVSVLAAKILEDARIGGSPLEKSTRYVYFDQKVNGVYLYYRDPVIMTSAFKDVFLKVCDSLFDAYSKLIPQVISFFEKCYTKPADVSSVAYKTSIRAKVLDCLRGLLPASTLTNLGFFGNGRFWQTLVHKMLSSDLSEVKDLGLQSLEALRCIIPSFVVRAEPHHKHHQGIILFFQTMKEQLKNIVRYQGLNQRDKSNKFSVKLVYDDPKGVYKTAAALLFPYSDHPYEYLIEFCENLPKDKLTEIFEAASSLRENRRHKSPRGLECCEFGFDILADFGAYRDLQRHRILTQERQLLTANHGYFFPEELLDTPMEKTYRKVMDEAREAYELMSEDFPEESQYIVPMAYNIRWIFHINLRSLQWLCELRSMPQGHTNYRHIAQEMASEVIKRQPLFEHFFKFVNYEREDLGRIHQEAKGLSK from the coding sequence ATGTCTTTTTTGAATGAAGAGTTTTCGGATAGGCAAAAAGAATTATTGTCTCTATTCGTAACCAATTTGGATAAAAATGTTTTCGGTATAAAAAACCTTCCGGAAGTTGTTAAAGGAGCATTGTTTTCCAGATATTCGAGATCGGTATTAGGTTTAAGAAGTTTGTTATTAAAAGAGTTTATCGAAAATGAAGAAGTCAATTCCTTTAATGCCGATGATTGTTTGAAGATCAGTGAAGACTCACTAAAAAAAGCTTCTTCCTTCTATGAAAGAGTTTTGGATAGTTTCGGAGACGATTCAATTGGAGAATTGGGGGGGGCACATCTGGCTATGGAAGGTGTGTCGGTTCTTGCTGCAAAAATTTTAGAAGACGCAAGAATCGGAGGATCGCCTCTTGAAAAGTCCACTAGATACGTTTATTTTGATCAAAAAGTAAACGGGGTCTATTTATACTATCGAGACCCTGTTATCATGACCTCGGCCTTTAAAGATGTGTTTTTGAAGGTTTGCGATAGTCTTTTCGATGCTTATTCCAAGCTTATACCGCAAGTGATCTCTTTTTTTGAAAAGTGTTATACCAAACCGGCAGATGTTTCAAGCGTTGCTTATAAGACCTCCATTAGAGCAAAAGTTTTGGATTGTCTAAGAGGTTTATTGCCTGCGTCTACTCTGACTAATTTGGGATTTTTCGGAAACGGGAGATTTTGGCAAACATTGGTTCATAAAATGTTGAGTAGTGATCTTTCCGAAGTTAAAGACTTGGGATTGCAATCGCTGGAAGCATTGAGATGTATTATTCCGTCATTCGTTGTCAGAGCGGAACCGCATCATAAACATCATCAAGGGATCATTTTATTTTTCCAGACAATGAAAGAACAATTAAAAAATATCGTTCGTTACCAAGGTCTTAACCAAAGAGATAAATCCAATAAATTTTCCGTGAAACTGGTTTATGACGATCCTAAAGGCGTATATAAAACTGCCGCAGCCCTTTTATTCCCCTATTCCGATCATCCTTATGAATATTTAATTGAGTTTTGCGAGAATCTTCCCAAGGATAAGCTTACTGAAATTTTTGAAGCTGCTTCTTCTTTAAGAGAAAATCGTCGGCATAAATCTCCTAGAGGATTGGAGTGCTGTGAATTCGGTTTTGATATTCTTGCCGACTTCGGAGCTTATCGAGATCTTCAAAGACATAGAATTTTAACTCAGGAAAGGCAACTTCTAACGGCTAATCACGGTTATTTCTTTCCTGAAGAACTTTTGGATACTCCAATGGAAAAAACTTATAGGAAGGTTATGGATGAGGCAAGAGAGGCCTATGAATTGATGTCCGAAGATTTTCCTGAAGAATCCCAGTATATAGTTCCAATGGCTTATAATATTCGTTGGATATTTCATATCAATTTACGTAGTTTACAGTGGTTATGTGAACTTCGATCAATGCCTCAAGGTCATACTAACTATAGACATATTGCTCAGGAAATGGCTTCTGAGGTTATCAAGCGTCAACCGTTGTTTGAACATTTTTTTAAATTCGTAAACTATGAAAGAGAAGATTTGGGGCGTATACACCAAGAAGCCAAGGGACTTTCGAAATAA
- a CDS encoding RNA polymerase sigma factor, protein MTAESTLLEPTPSEEEFPKKMEELVALAKEQGFITYEEINEILPMSFDTPEQIDQVLIFLTGMDVQVLNQVDVERQKERKKEAKDLENLTKRTEGTPDDPVRMYLKEMGAVPLLTREEEVEISKRIEKAQIQIERIILRFRYSNKETISIAYYLTTGKERFDKIISEKEVEDKTGFLKLLPKLVSLLKEEDDFLETILLKIKNDNPSKQELVGLNEELEKCRIRTQAYLRCFHFRHNITEDFGEVVFKAYDSFIELEKEINDLKIRAERNKFAAAKLAAAKRKLHKREIAAGRTLEEFKKDVRMLQRWMDKSQEAKREMVESNLRLVISIAKKYTNRGLSFLDLIQEGNMGLMKAVEKFEYRRGYKFSTYATWWIRQAVTRAIADQARTIRIPVHMIETINKVLRGAKKLMMETGKEPTPEELAEELGLTPERVREIYKIAQHPISLQAEVGEGGESSFGDFLEDTGAESPAEATGYSMLKDKMKEVLKTLTERERFVLIHRFGLMDGKPKTLEEVGSTFNVTRERIRQIEAKALRKMRHPIRSKQLMAFLDLLEEEEKSVKKTPSSKSK, encoded by the coding sequence ATGACAGCTGAATCAACACTTCTCGAACCCACTCCTTCGGAAGAAGAATTTCCTAAAAAAATGGAAGAATTGGTTGCTCTTGCAAAAGAGCAGGGTTTTATCACATATGAAGAAATTAATGAAATTCTTCCTATGAGTTTCGATACACCTGAACAAATCGATCAAGTTTTGATTTTTTTAACCGGAATGGATGTTCAGGTTCTCAACCAAGTCGATGTCGAAAGACAAAAAGAAAGAAAAAAGGAAGCTAAAGATTTAGAAAATCTCACTAAAAGAACTGAAGGTACCCCGGACGATCCCGTTAGGATGTATTTGAAAGAAATGGGCGCTGTCCCTCTTTTGACTCGTGAAGAAGAGGTCGAGATATCTAAAAGAATAGAAAAAGCACAAATTCAAATTGAAAGAATTATCTTAAGATTTCGTTATTCTAACAAAGAAACCATCTCTATTGCTTACTATCTCACGACAGGGAAAGAAAGGTTTGATAAAATTATTTCCGAGAAAGAAGTAGAAGACAAAACCGGGTTTCTGAAATTGTTGCCTAAGCTAGTCTCTCTTTTGAAAGAAGAAGATGATTTCCTGGAAACAATTCTTTTAAAAATAAAAAATGACAACCCTTCTAAACAAGAACTGGTAGGTCTTAACGAAGAGCTCGAAAAATGCCGGATTCGAACGCAAGCTTATCTAAGATGTTTTCATTTCAGACATAATATTACCGAGGATTTCGGTGAAGTCGTCTTTAAAGCCTACGATTCTTTTATAGAATTGGAAAAAGAAATTAATGATTTAAAGATCAGAGCAGAGAGAAATAAATTTGCGGCAGCCAAACTCGCAGCAGCCAAAAGAAAATTACATAAACGAGAAATTGCGGCAGGAAGAACTTTAGAAGAGTTTAAGAAAGACGTCCGAATGTTGCAAAGATGGATGGATAAAAGCCAGGAAGCCAAACGAGAAATGGTGGAATCAAACTTAAGGCTCGTTATCTCAATAGCTAAAAAATATACTAATAGAGGGTTGTCTTTTCTTGATCTTATCCAGGAAGGTAATATGGGGTTGATGAAAGCAGTTGAGAAATTTGAATACCGTAGGGGATATAAGTTTTCGACGTACGCTACTTGGTGGATTCGTCAAGCAGTAACAAGAGCGATTGCCGATCAAGCCAGAACAATCCGTATTCCCGTGCATATGATTGAAACCATCAATAAGGTCCTTAGGGGCGCTAAAAAACTTATGATGGAAACCGGGAAAGAACCAACTCCTGAGGAATTAGCAGAGGAATTGGGTTTAACTCCTGAAAGAGTAAGAGAGATTTATAAAATTGCTCAGCATCCGATTTCTTTACAAGCAGAGGTCGGTGAAGGCGGAGAAAGTTCTTTCGGAGACTTCTTGGAAGATACCGGAGCAGAATCGCCTGCAGAAGCTACCGGATACTCCATGCTTAAAGACAAGATGAAAGAAGTCTTAAAAACTCTGACTGAAAGAGAAAGATTCGTTTTGATTCACCGCTTCGGATTAATGGATGGGAAACCTAAAACTTTGGAAGAGGTTGGTTCCACTTTCAACGTAACGAGAGAACGTATTAGACAAATAGAAGCAAAAGCCTTAAGAAAAATGCGACATCCTATCCGTTCGAAGCAGTTGATGGCATTTCTCGATCTTTTGGAAGAAGAAGAAAAATCCGTAAAAAAGACTCCTTCTTCTAAGAGTAAATAA
- the rpsT gene encoding 30S ribosomal protein S20, with protein sequence MKKVVAVKGKQKRPSAEKRVITSAKKRLINQSFKSKVKTVIKKFETSLSSGDSVLVNSGLNDVYSVLDKCVKRGVFKLNKSSRLKSRLSSKI encoded by the coding sequence ATGAAAAAAGTTGTAGCCGTTAAAGGTAAGCAAAAGCGTCCTAGTGCAGAAAAAAGAGTGATTACTTCGGCAAAGAAGCGTCTCATTAATCAATCTTTTAAATCCAAAGTTAAGACGGTAATTAAAAAATTCGAGACTTCTTTGAGTTCGGGTGATTCGGTTTTGGTTAATTCAGGATTGAATGATGTGTATTCCGTTTTGGATAAATGTGTTAAAAGAGGGGTGTTTAAGTTGAATAAGTCCTCCAGGTTGAAGTCAAGGCTTTCTTCAAAAATTTAA
- a CDS encoding AAA family ATPase, translating to MNLSDLEFLPASILNSPLLTTLIDQEIITNQDILFAYSLLKDHPHQSSSFFFLVYLSVLHRNGHSCLSLEETDDQSIGSLLGEKQIKRGVQDLPEIIKKQHLYISYPFVFLKKIYELEKQTLNNIKTIIQLSPEPHINNHSLPDYLTDEQKHVIDSVLRNSISFIYGGPGTGKTFVVIEIITQFLEEHPSAKIIVACPTGKSTSNIKQLLTNRQSVTNADILVRTIHSLITPDKNKLLLNADLIIIDEASMISLDLINLLLNYIPNKKRLILTGDPNQLSPIGVGNIFFDLIKLFPQLSYRLNINQRTSCSLIQELAYKILIRETIETLPLPNQKIFLEKVFTKFRESEPGTFCVLTPLKQGYWGTEFLNKKLYELFSQKIPSGFPIPIIITENLPNLDIYNGDTGILCIKDNSIRIGKRLFSSQLLEDKFSLNYVTSVHKSQGSEYENVLLILPQGSENFSSDLIYTGITRAKKTIEIWSHSSMIDLMIKKEPRKKSGFSYKIHG from the coding sequence ATGAACCTATCGGATTTGGAATTTCTTCCTGCATCGATTTTGAATTCTCCTTTACTAACTACATTAATCGATCAAGAAATTATTACAAATCAAGACATATTATTTGCTTATTCTTTGTTAAAAGATCATCCTCATCAAAGTTCAAGTTTTTTTTTTCTTGTTTATCTATCGGTTCTTCACAGAAACGGGCATTCTTGTTTGTCTCTTGAAGAAACGGATGATCAATCCATCGGTTCTCTATTAGGGGAAAAACAAATAAAAAGGGGAGTTCAAGATCTTCCGGAGATTATCAAAAAACAGCACCTCTATATTTCTTATCCATTTGTATTTTTAAAGAAAATATATGAACTTGAAAAACAAACTCTAAATAATATTAAAACCATTATTCAACTATCTCCGGAACCTCATATTAACAATCACTCTCTCCCGGATTATCTTACGGATGAACAGAAACATGTTATCGATTCTGTTTTACGGAATTCGATAAGCTTTATTTATGGAGGGCCGGGAACAGGAAAAACTTTCGTTGTTATTGAAATCATAACCCAATTCCTCGAAGAACATCCGTCAGCAAAGATTATCGTGGCATGTCCAACAGGAAAATCAACTTCAAACATCAAACAATTACTAACCAACCGTCAATCGGTTACCAATGCCGACATATTAGTCAGAACTATACATTCTCTAATTACTCCGGATAAAAACAAACTTTTGCTTAATGCGGATCTAATCATCATCGATGAAGCGTCGATGATTAGTTTAGATCTCATTAATCTCTTACTGAATTATATACCTAATAAAAAACGACTTATATTAACCGGAGATCCCAATCAACTTTCTCCTATAGGCGTAGGTAACATCTTTTTTGATTTAATAAAATTATTTCCTCAGCTCAGCTATCGCTTGAATATTAATCAAAGAACATCTTGTTCGTTAATACAGGAATTGGCTTATAAAATTTTGATTCGAGAAACGATAGAAACCTTGCCTTTACCTAATCAGAAAATATTTTTAGAAAAAGTTTTTACAAAATTTAGGGAGTCGGAACCAGGTACTTTTTGTGTTCTCACTCCCTTAAAACAAGGATACTGGGGTACGGAATTTTTGAATAAAAAACTATATGAACTTTTTTCACAAAAAATTCCTTCGGGATTTCCTATTCCTATTATAATTACTGAAAATTTGCCTAATCTGGATATTTATAACGGTGATACAGGAATTTTATGCATAAAGGACAATTCTATCCGGATAGGGAAAAGATTATTTTCTTCACAATTATTGGAAGATAAATTTTCCCTAAACTATGTGACATCGGTCCATAAAAGCCAAGGAAGCGAATATGAAAATGTCCTATTAATTCTTCCTCAAGGATCCGAAAATTTTTCCTCAGATCTTATCTATACCGGAATTACTAGAGCTAAAAAAACAATCGAGATATGGTCTCACTCTTCAATGATAGACCTTATGATAAAAAAAGAACCCAGAAAAAAATCCGGGTTCTCATACAAAATTCATGGTTAA